A genomic region of Brienomyrus brachyistius isolate T26 chromosome 6, BBRACH_0.4, whole genome shotgun sequence contains the following coding sequences:
- the slc16a7 gene encoding monocarboxylate transporter 2, whose protein sequence is MPPATATDLGYPPPDGGWGWAVVFGSFISIGFSYAFPKALTIYFKEIQEYFSISYSEIAWVSSIMLATMYAGGPVSSILVNRYGSRPVVIAGGIMCGIAMVAASFGSTIMHLYLCIGVIGGFGLAFNLQPALTIIGKYFLVRRPIANGLAMAGSPVFLSTLAPLNQFLFDSFGWRGAFLILGAIILNCCVAGALMRPIQVKPQVKCAEDRNKSDAEDGSSTPVAGLLSGQEQQRKPGCCGGINTFIDLSLFKHRGFIIYLVGNVFMFFGFFAPVVFLAPYAKHLGVDEYSAALLLSVFAIIDMVARPGTGLVANTKYIRPRIQYFFSFSVAYSGICHILCPQATGFVGLVIYAIFFGVAFGMVCALLFEVLMDLVGAHRFSSAVGLVTIIECGPVLLGPPISGALVDVFKDYRYMYYACGVVVLASGIFLFIMNFYNYRMLDREEKRKEDQEVAVNMSAKEMCSTVEKGYPREENGNELEGKLEEQSCMEKDGSHTDDMPADDT, encoded by the exons ATGCCTCCAGCGACTGCGACAGACCTTGGGTACCCCCCGCCAGATGGTGGGTGGGGCTGGGCAGTGGTGTTTGGATCTTTCATCTCCATAGGCTTCTCCTACGCCTTTCCCAAGGCCCTCACCATCTACTTTAAGGAGATCCAGGAATACTTTTCCATATCCTACAGTGAGATTGCTTGGGTGTCCTCTATCATGCTAGCAACTATGTATGCAGgag GACCTGTAAGCAGCATACTAGTCAATCGCTATGGCAGCAGACCTGTGGTCATAGCTGGTGGGATAATGTGTGGGATTGCTATGGTAGCTGCTTCTTTTGGCAGCACCATCAtgcatttgtatttgtgcattgGAGTCATTGGAG gATTTGGCCTTGCTTTCAATCTTCAACCAGCCCTGACAATCATTGGGAAATACTTCCTAGTCCGGAGGCCTATAGCAAATGGTCTGGCCATGGCAGGAAGTCCAGTTTTCCTCTCTACCTTGGCGCCCCTGAATCAATTTCTGTTTGACAGCTTTGGATGGAGAGGAGCGTTTTTAATCTTGGGAGCTATAATTCTTAATTGTTGTGTAGCAGGAGCCCTGATGAGGCCCATTCAGGTAAAGCCCCAAGTTAAATGTGCAGAGGATCGTAACAAATCAGATGCAGAAGATGGCAGCAGCACTCCTGTCGCTGGTCTGTTGAGTGGACAGGAGCAGCAAAGGAAGCCTGGGTGCTGTGGCGGAATTAACACCTTCATCGATCTCTCACTCTTCAAGCACAGAGGCTTCATCATCTACCTTGTCGGCAATGTGTTCATGTTCTTTGGCTTCTTTGCCCCAGTTGTCTTCCTTGCTCCCTATGCCAAGCATCTTGGTGTTGACGAGTACTCAGCTGCATTACTGCTATCTGTATTTGCCATTATTGATATGGTGGCACGTCCTGGCACCGGCCTGGTTGCCAACACCAAGTATATCAGGCCTAGGATTCAGTATTTCTTCAGCTTCTCCGTAGCCTACAGTGGCATCTGCCATATCCTGTGCCCCCAGGCCACGGGGTTTGTGGGACTGGTCATTTACGCCATCTTTTTTGGGGTGGCTTTTGGCATGGTGTGCGCCTTGCTCTTCGAGGTGCTGATGGACCTTGTTGGTGCTCATCGTTTCTCCAGCGCAGTTGGTCTGGTCACCATTATTGAATGTGGTCCTGTGCTTCTAGGACCTCCGATATCAG GAGCCCTAGTGGACGTGTTCAAGGACTACAGATACATGTACTACGCATGTGGGGTTGTGGTGCTGGCCTCGGGAATATTCCTCTTTATCATGAACTTCTACAACTACAGGATGCTGGATAGGGAGGAAAAGCGAAAGGAGGACCAGGAGGTAGCTGTGAATATGAGTGCAAAGGAGATGTGTTCTACTGTTGAGAAAGGCTATCCTAGAGAGGAGAATGGCAATGAACTGGAAGGAAAACTGGAGGAGCAATCCTGCATGGAAAAGGATGGGTCACATACTGATGACATGCCGGCCGATGACACTTAA
- the LOC125745451 gene encoding LOW QUALITY PROTEIN: kelch repeat and BTB domain-containing protein 8-like (The sequence of the model RefSeq protein was modified relative to this genomic sequence to represent the inferred CDS: inserted 2 bases in 1 codon), protein MEAFPNGELCLIHVYENIIWWMEHDRAWRKSEPLDVFTQCIPLPLLDDTFLEKILPLFEEVLARVWAEKETLFGNGDWPQRLGMTVSFVVFDVAHKHSGKRQILPCLYMASGKIFKLCKAPYGPEGGRLVHCCGKLYGRVYEGDGCNSLKSLECYETKDNYWTAVXVAMEFHNTVEYRNQMYVLQGESVYCGSFPAIIHPLSSSHTVVQVQRAVKKS, encoded by the exons ATGGAGGCATTTCCTAATG GGGAATTATGTCTTATACACGTGTACGAGAACATCATCTGGTGGATGGAGCACGACCGGGCATGGAGGAAATCCGAACCGCTGGATGTTTTTACTCAATGTATTCCCCTACCTCTTCTGGATGACACCTTTCTCGAGAAGATTCTGCCCTTGTTTGAAGAGGTGCTGGCCCGAGTCTGGGCAGAGAAGGAGACGTTGTTTGGCAATGGTGACTGGCCACAACGTCTGGGTATGACTGTGTCGTTCGTTGTCTTCGATGTGGCGCACAAACACTCAGGGAAGAGACAAATATTGCCTTGTCTATACATGGCCTCTGGGAAAATCTTCAAGCTGTGCAAAGCCCCCTACGGACCTGAGGGAGGTCGGCTGGTCCACTGCTGCGGGAAGCTGTACGGCCGTGTGTATGAGGGTGATGGGTGTAACTCACTCAAGTCACTGGAGTGCTATGAAACCAAAGATAATTACTGGACAGCAGT TGTTGCCATGGAGTTTCACAACACTGTGGAATATAGAAACCAAATGTATGTCCTCCAAGGTGAATCTGTTTACTGTGGTAGCTTTCCAGCAATCATTCATCCTTTGTCTTCTTCACACACAGTTGTACAGGTACAACGTGCAGTGAAAAAAAGCTAA